A region of the Nitrospira sp. genome:
ATCAAAGGCGGCCAGGTCCGGCTCGGGATCGAAGCCCCGCCCAATGTGCAAGTGCATCGCGATGAAGTGCATGCGAGGATCCAGGACGAAAATCGCATTGCCGCCGGGCCGGGGGTGATTCCGTTGGAAGCGTTTCGTCAATTGTCGAACAAAACAGGCCGCCGTGGAGGTTGAGGACGCGTCATGAAGTGTCGGTCGACCAGATTCGGGAATTTTGAGGTGAATGACGACACACTCCTGGTGTTTCCATCGGGCATCCTCGGCTTTCCCGAGTGGAGTAAGTACGTGCTGCTCGACCACGATACCGAGGCCCCGTTCAAGTGGCTGCAATGTGTCGAAGAACCGCAGCTGGCTTTCGTCATCCTGGACCCGGCCTTCTTCAAGCCCGATTATCAGATCGAGGTGTCGTTGGATGCGCTCATCGAAATTCAAAAGCAGGACGGCGATGAACTGTCCGTCGTCACGATCCTGACCATTCCCTCGGACGATCCCACGGCCGTGACGGCCAATTTGCGGGGACCGCTGGTCATGAATCACCGGACCAGGCTCTG
Encoded here:
- a CDS encoding flagellar assembly protein FliW, with amino-acid sequence MKCRSTRFGNFEVNDDTLLVFPSGILGFPEWSKYVLLDHDTEAPFKWLQCVEEPQLAFVILDPAFFKPDYQIEVSLDALIEIQKQDGDELSVVTILTIPSDDPTAVTANLRGPLVMNHRTRLCKQLVLSEEWPTRYPLFSAAPAQRPSPAAPLQATAR
- the csrA gene encoding carbon storage regulator CsrA; its protein translation is MLVLTRRRGEGVTIGPDVRIVVLGIKGGQVRLGIEAPPNVQVHRDEVHARIQDENRIAAGPGVIPLEAFRQLSNKTGRRGG